Part of the Paludisphaera borealis genome, CATGGTCGCCTTGAATTCCAGGGTCGCGACGAACGACCAGTCGGTCGCCGGCCTGGAGATAATAGTTGGTCGAGGCGTCGTCGCCGAGCAGGACCTCGTCGATGTCGACGTGAAGCTTCTCCGGCGGCCCGCCCTTAGGGTCGTTACGCACGAGGACGACGCTTTCATGATCCGCTTGAGGCGTCAGCCCCCCAGCAAAATCCACCGCGTCGAGAATCGTTTCCTTCCCCGTCACCGGCAGTCGGCCGGGGTCGTGAACCTCACCTTGAACGTAGTAGACCTTGCTATTCCATGTTGTGACGTCGACGAAGACGCGGTCGGTATCGCCCGGGGGAGTCTTCTTACCTTCAACATCAAGCCCGAGAACCTCGTCCCCCAGAAAGCGCCGCAAGTGGAGGACGACTTTTTCCTTGATCTCCTTGATCGTCAAGCCGGCAACGTAAACTTCGCCGTAAAAACCAAGCGTGATCTTGCCGTCAGGACGCACCAGCCGCTCGCCTGAAATGGGTCGACCCGGCAGTGCCTCAAGGACTTCGACGAGGATCACATCGGGCGGCTCGACGACGTATTCCTTCACTTCCGGGGCGGGCTGAAGCTTCTTTGTCTCCGATGCACCGCGATCAGCCCGAGGCTTGTCGTCGCGGTCGGCCCGCTTCGCCGTCTGCGCCGCGAGTCCCAGACCGATCGACGCCACCAGCGCCAGGCAGGTGGGAACCGCAATCATTCCGAGCTTCGTCATTACCATCCTCCTTATGACGTGAAGGGAAAGGCTCGCGACGCGCGCCGCGACGACCTTGGAGACGGACTGGCCGGAGGCAACCTTCGCCGCGGCCTGGACGGTACTTCGAACGAGCGCCGACGAGAGGGGAAGGACCGCCGGCGCCGGATCGACGTCGGCGACGCCTCGGTGGACGAGCCGACGGCGGAGCAGTTCGCGCGCTCGCGCCACGCGGCTGCGGACCGTCCCGATCGGGCAGGCGAGCCGAGCGGCGGCTTGCTCGTGGGTCAGGCTCTCCCAGTAGCAGAGGACGACGACGGATCGGTAGCGATCGGGCAGGCGGAGGACTTCCTCCTGGATCGCGAGGCCGCGAGACGCCTCGTCGTCCAGGGCGGGGACCACGGCCAGTTGCACGTGTTCGCGCTCGCGCTTCCGCCGCTTCGCGGCCTCGACTCGCGCCCGGGCCGAAACCCGAGCGGCGACGCCGTAGAGCCAGCTCCCGATCGAGTCGAGCTTGCGGATCGTCCGGAACTGCTTGACGAGCACCAGGAACGTCGCCTGGAAGGCGTCCTCGGCGTCGTGCGGGTCGTTCAGGACGTTGCGGCAGACGCGCAGGACCATCGGGCCGTGCCGCGTCACCAGCACTTCCAACAACGCTTCCGCGTCGTCGGCCGACGCCCTGGAGATCCGGGCTATCAGTTCCCGATCGGTGAGACCAGCGGCCGTCCCCACCTGGAACAGGGTCGTCAGGTCGCGCTGAAGCCGCTCGGGCGAACCACCGGCCATGCCTTGCCTCCCCGCTCGTGAACCAACCTGCTCGCGTTTCCCGATAGTGCCAGAAACGCGCGCAAGCTATCCATGAGTTCGAGGAGATTTTCCGGCCCTCAGCCGGTCGGCAGCTTTCCGGGCTTCACCACGATCTTGTCGATCGATCCGTGATGGTGGGTCGAGCCGTTGACGGAAGGCGGGGGAACCGCCCCTGGTGCCGGAGCGCCCGATGCGGTGAGCCGGCGGCTGACGTCCATCAGGAGGAAGAGCCCAGCAGAGGCGGTCACCAGCAGGACGACGGAGGCGACGGGCCAGATCGTCGCTTTCGAGAAGAGGAAATCTTCGTCGCGGCTGATCGTGGCCAGCACGGCTCGGGAGCCGATCATCGCCGCCCAGGCGATGAACAGGACGGCCCATGCTTGAAAAAGCCGGAAATGCCAGGGAGTCGCGATCGGCGAGCCCCCGCGATCGCGGCCGGTCGCTGGATCGAGAGCCGCCCCGTCCCCCTTGAGCAAGAAGCGCGGAAGATCGCCAGGCCGGGCCGCCGCCTGGGACGCCTCGTCGTCGGGCTCGACCGCTCCGTCCCAGTCGTCGTCCCAGTCGTCGCCGGCGCGGTCGTCGTCTTCGTCCGAAGAGAAATCCTCGGTCAACGCCTCGATCTCGTAAGACGACGAACTGGGATCCAGTCGAGGACGAGTCAGATCGTGTCGAAGATCGTGACGCGCTGGGCCGTCGATCGAGTCGGGGAGCCGTGCCGCCAGCTCACCGATATCGAATCGAAACTGGCACTTGGGGCAGCGCGCATGGTGCGGAACCGCTGCCACATAGTTAGGCACGCGGCCCGAAAATCCACAACTCGGACACTGGATGACCATAACGATCTCGCGCTCGGATCGGTTCAATCTATGAGCGGAGACGTTATGTTAAAGCTCTGAGCAACGACTTCCAACTGGAAAATCGAAACATTTCAGGAGCCGCGTCGACTCGTTGATTTGAACAAACACTGTACTCTGAATGCGGCGCGTACTCAGCTTATCGGGAGGCCGAGTAGGTCGCGACGAAGGCCCGCGCGGTGCGGAGTCCGTCGACGGCGGCGCTGATGATGCCGCCCGCGTAGCCCGCTCCCTCGCCACAGGGGAAGAGGCCCGCGACGGTCGGGCTCTGGCGCGAGACCGGGTCGCGGGGGATGCGGACCGGGGAGCTGCCCCGGGATTCCGGGCCGGTCAGGGTCGCGTTCTTGAGGAACTGGCGGTCGAGCCGCCGGTCCATGGTCGGCAGGCCGCGGACGAGGGCCAGGGCCACCTTCTCGGGCAGCAACGGGCCGAGGTCGGTGGTCGTCGTCATGCCTCGCGTGTAGCTGGAAGGGAGCTTGCCCCGGCTCGGGCGGCCGGCGAGGAAGTCGCTCACCCACTGGATCGGCGCCCCGTACGATCGGCCGGCGGCCAGGTACGCGGCGCGCTCGTAATGCTGCTGAAAGTGGACCCCCGCGAGTGGGTGCGAGCCCGATTCGGCCGGGTCGATCGTGACGACCAGCCCGCTGTTGGAAAACGGCGAGTCGTGGCGGCTCTCGCTCATGCCATTGGTGGCGAAATAGCCCGGCTCGCTGACGCTCGGCATCACGAAGCCGCCGGCGCACATGCAGAAGGTGAACAGGTCGCACTTCCCGGCGCGGACCGACATGATGTAGTCGGCCGCGCCCAGGGCCGGATGACCCTGGCGGCCGCCGTGGCGCGCCTTGTCGATCTGCTCTTGAGGCTGCTCGATGCGAACGCCGAACTGGAACGGCTTGGACTCGATCGGGACGCCCCGGCGAAGCAGCATATGATAGGTGTCGCGGGCGCTGTGGCCGACGGCCAGGACGGCGGCGTCGGCCGCGATGTAGCCCGAGCTGGTCGAGACGCCGCGCAGCCGGCCGTCGACGAGGTCGAGGTCTTCGACCCGGCACGAGAACCGGACCTCGCCGCCGAGGTCTTCGAGCTTCCGCCGCAGCGTCCGCACGATGAGGGGGAGGCGGTTCGAGCCCAGGTGCGGGCGATGCTCGTAGATGATCGACGGCTTGGCGTGGCACTCGGCGAGGATTTCGAGGACGCGAAGCACGTCGGGGCCGCCGCTCCGCGAGGTCAGCTTGCCGTCGCTGAACGTGCCGGCGCCCCCCTCGCCGAACAGGTAGTTGCTCTCGGGGTCGACCGCTCCGCCGGCGTCGAAGCCGCGAACGTCGGCGACGCGGTCCTTGACGGCGCGACCGCGTTCGAGGATCAGCGGCCGGTAGCCTTGCAGCGCGAGCATATAGCCGGCGATCAGGCCCGCGGGCCCCGCGCCGACGATCACCGGGCGATGCTCAAGCGCCCGAGGACCCGGCTCGGGCCAGTCGAATTGATCGGCCTGGTAGGGCTGGACGTCGAAGCCCAGCGCGGCGATCGCGCGGTCGGCGGCTTCGGCGGGCAGCTCGACCTCCATCGCGTAGTTGAAATGGAGATCGTCGCGACGCCGCGCGTCGAGGCTCTTGCGGAGAATCCGCCAGCCCAGAACCGCGTCGGGGTTGAGCTTCAGCCGGGCGGCGATCCGCGACGGCAGAAGCTCCTCGGCGTCGTCGAGTTCGAGGCGAACGTTGTTGATCTTGACCGACATTTTCATAAGTAAATCAGAGGGCAGGACCAAGCCTGCATTGGAGGAGGGCGGCCTCGGTTCGACCGGACCGGCTCGATTAGTGAGCCGAGGGACCGAAGCAGATCAGGGTGATGTCGTCGACCTGGACGTGGCCCGACGAGTATTCGCGAACTTCCTGGAGGATCGCCTTGCCGACGGCCACCGGGCCGCCCGACGTCTCGGCGATCCGCCGCAACAGGCGCCGGTTGTCGCGGCTGTCGTACAGCTCTTCACTCAGGTTGCGGGCGTCGGTGACGCCGTCGGAGTAGACCGTGACCACGTCGCCCGGCGCAAGCTCGACTTCAAGCTCCTTGTAGTCGGCCCCCGGCATGATCCCCAGCGGGAAGCCGGCCACCTCCTCGCCGACTTCCTCGATCTTGCCGCTGGCGCGGCGGATCAGGATCGGCAGGTGCCCGGCCGAGGCTAGCGACAACGTCTTCCGGTTGACGTCGAGGACGCTCAGGCTCAGGGTGATGAACTTCTCCTCGATGCCCGCGGAGAAGAGCAGGTGGTTGAGCTCGTCGGCCGCCGCCGAGGGGGTGTTCTCGGTGAGAATGCAGTACCGCGTGTCGCCCGAGAACTTGGCCATCATGAGCGCGGCCGAAACCCCCTTGCCCGAAACGTCGCCCAGCGCGATCGCGCAGCGGTCGCCGGAAAGCTGGACGAAGTCGTAGTAGTCGCCGCCGACCTCGTAGGCCGGCTCATAGTGGGCGAAGAACTCGTAGCCCGGAATCTGCGGCACCGATTGCGGCAGAAACCGCTTCTGCACCTGTTCCGCCAGCTTCAGGTCGCGGTCGATCCGCTCGCGTTCGAGCAACGACTCGTGGAGCTTGGCGTTCTGGATCGAGATCGCCGCCTGGCCGGCGACGGCGGCGAGGACGTCGAGGTCTTCCTGGTGGAACTGCTTGCGGTCGCTGGTGTCGAGCTGGATGATCCCCACCGCCTGGCCGTCGGGCGTGAGCATCGGCACGCACATCACCGATCGGATCTTGAGATCGGCGATCGACGCGCTGGTGGGCAGATTTTTGTCGGTGCTCGCGTCCTGGCTGAGCACGGCCTTCTTCTGGCCGAGCACGTGGTTGAGCAGCGACCGGCTCATCATCATGGGCGCTTCGTCGGCGGGTGCCGTCGGATGGAAGTTGGTGCGGCCCCGGCCGGGCCGGTGCTTGGAAGCCTTGCGCACCAGCCGCTTGGTCTCGGGATCGACGAGGACCAGGAACAGCCGCTCCGCCTGCGGGAACAACTCCATCAACGAATCGAGGACCCGCGGCGCGACGTGGTCGATCGTCAGCTCGGTCGAGAGGTTGCGGGTGATTTCGAGGATCGCCTTCAGCTTGACCTCGGGCTTGACCATGCTGGCGACGGCGCTCGAGCGCGAAGCGTCGAGCGTGTGCAACGGGGGGACGTCGTACTGATCGCCGTCGGCCACGATCACGACCTCGCTCTCGTCGGCCGCCGAGTCGCTGGGAGGCTTGACGTAGAAGACGAACTCGACGTCGCAGATGTTGATTCGATCGCCGGGGACGAGTTGGTGGTCGCTGCCTGGGATGAGCTTCGCGTTATTGACCTTGGTCATGTTCCGCGACTTCAGGTCGCAGACGAAGAAATCCTCTCCCTTGCGATAGATCTCGGCGTGCTTGCGGCTGACTCCGTTCGGGTCCAGAACGATATGGCAGTGCTCAGGCGATCGACCGATCACGGTCCGTTCGCTTTTCAGCTCGATGATCTGTCCCGCGGTGGCGCCGTTGGCGCGTTTCAGGAAAGCCATACCCGTTCTCCGAGGCCCGAAGCTCTACTCTCTCGTCTCGATCCCGCCCGCCGTCGGTCGCCGGACGGCCCATGCTGCACGCTATCGGACGGCAAGATCGAGTGAACGCACGCGATCGAGCAAAATCAGCAGACGAACCTGAAGCCCCGTCAACTTGGGACGAAGCACCGCCTGGCCCGTCGTGCCCGGCTGCGAGACGAGCTTCAGCGCGTCCGTGACGATCTCGACGCAAAAATCGATAAGTCCCGGATCGGACACCGGCCGATCGGTCCGGTTGGCGATCCGGCTGACCCGCTCGATCACGCCGTCGAGATCGCGCTTCAACAAGACCTCGCCGGTTTCCAAGGTCTCGACCAGCTCCTCGTCGCGCGTCTGCCTGGACTTCCAGCCGTTGATCTCGCGAGCCAGGGCCGCAACCCGATCGCCGTCTCGTTCACGATACAATACTCGACCGAGTTGAAGATAGGCGGGCGAGGTCCATTCCGATCTCGGGAAGTAGCCGGGGACCGCCAGCCAGGCCGCCGCGAGTTCTCGCGGGGGGGCCGTCAACTGGGCGTAGCGATACTGCGCCTCGGGGTTATCCATCTTGGGGATCGACGCCCACCGCGGTCCGATTCCCAGCGCGGGCGGAAGCGAGGCCGCCTGCCGCTGAGCCTCGGCGTCTTCCCGCGAACGAGACTGCCATCCTAGCAGGCCGCCGATCGCCAGGCCGCACGCGGCGATGAGCCCCAGAACCCCCGGACGGAACCAGGTATGATCGTTGAGGGCCAGGCGCAAGGGACCACTCAGCAGCTTCGATGAAGCGCTCAGGAGTTTCGACCCCCGGGGCTCCGTCGACGGCCGGCTTTCAAACTCGTACTGTTCCTGGGTCGCGGCGATCCCGGTGATGTCGCCCATCAGCCCACTGGCGACGGGTTGCAACAACGCCCGGATCTTGGCGAGGTCGACGAGCATCTCCGCGGCCGACTGGTATCGGTCGTCGGGCTTCTTCGCCATCAACTTGAGCACCAGGCGATCGAGCTCGATCGGAACCTCGGGGCGACGGACGCGCATGCTCGGCGCCTGCTCGCGAACATGCTTGAGCGCCAGCGCCACGGTCGATTCGGCTCGAAACGGGGGCTCGCCGACGATCATGTGGTAGAAGGTGACCCCCAGCGAATAGAGGTCGCTGCGATGGTCCATCGCATGCCCCTGGGCCTGCTCGGGGCTCATGTACAACGGCGTCCCCATGGTCGTACCGTGCTGGGTCACGTGATGGCGGTCCGAGTCCATGTCGCGACAGAGGCCGAAATCGGCCACCTTGATCCGCCCCTTGCGAGTCAGCAGCAAATTCTCGGGCTTGATGTCGCGGTGAATCAGGCCGACCTCGCCGGCCGCGCCGATCGCATGGCCCGCCTGCCGCATGATCGACAACGCCAGCGGCAGGTCGAGCGAACCTTTCTTGAGCAAGTACTCGCGCAGATTCGTCCCCTGCACGTACTCCATCGCGATGAAATGGATGTCGTCGACGCAGCCGAGCGTGTAGACCTGCACGATATTAGCGTGGTTCAGCTTGGCCACCGCCGTGGCTTCGATCCCGAATCGACTTAAATAGGCGGGACGCGAAACCCATTCGGGAAGCAAGACCTTGACCGCGACGTGCCGGTTGAGGCTGACCTGCTTGGCCAGGTAGACCTCGCCCATTCCCCCCCGGCCGATGAACCGCTCAACCTGGAAATCGCCCAGGACCCGACCGGTCAGGTCGCGCTCTTCTACTCCAGACGCGTCGGACCAGGGCATGGTTTCCTCTGTCTTGGCCCGTTCGGGTTCGGCTTTCATGGCGTCGACCACACTCCTCGGCGAAAGAGGACGCAGGGCTCACGTCGACTTCTTCAACGCGGTCGAACAACCTCTAGTCTAGGATGTACCGGTGCCACCGGGAAGGGAAAACCCGGTCCCGACGCGGCGACGACTCCTCACCTTGGACCATAACACACGATAGCGGTCAGGCATGGAAACGGGAAGCCGGTGCTCACGGCGGCCCAAGCGACCTTTCTGATTCGCGTCGACTCGGTTCGGGTCGACGAGCCGCGAGGACGCGGTCGATCTTCAGGAATAGGTCGAACGTCCGGAAGGATCCACGCGGAGTTGGAAATTCCAGCGGTCGGCGCATTGATCGCATCGATGGAGACGGGATATTGTAGACTCAAAGAGAGCCGGGCGAAGCGCCGGAGCCGATGATCCCGCTTGGGCCGTGATGGAGTAACGAGTATGAGCGATTCAGGGTGGTTCGCGACCGGACGCCTTCTCGTCATCGTTTTGATCGGCTTGCTCGCGACAGGTTCCCGGGCCTCCGCCCAGCGCCCGGAGGCCGTCCCGGGGTTCGACGTCGAGATCGACCATGCGACGGGGATGCCCCAACTGCCGCCGCAAGGGGCCTGGGGCGAGATCATCAACGTCACCGACCGGTGGCTCGTCCTTCAGAACCATGTCGGCCAGCAGTTTCCCATCGCCGTCGAGGACATCGAGGAGTTCTTGATCCGCTGGCCTTCCAGCATCGACCAGATCTCCGCGCAGGCGCTGGTGGAGGCCGTCGGCCCCACGCCGGGGTCGAACATCGTCCGCGCCGGACACGTCGATCACTTTGAAGGCCCGGACCGAATGCTCGTCACGCCGACTTACAACGAGATCCTGCCGAACAACATGGCGGTCACCACGATCGATCCCGGCTTCAACCGGTTCATGAACGCCTGGGATTACGGCGGCCAGAACATGCTTTACGGTTGGGCATACCCGGTCATGCCGGGAGCGGGGGGCGGAAACCCGACGCGCTTGCACATCGTCGGCAACCTGCTCAGCCGCCAGCCGTTCCAGATCGGCGTACTCGGCAACAACATCGCCACGATCGTGCCCGACCAGGCCAACCAGATGACCGTGACCCAGGTCACCCAGGGCTCGACGCGCTACACCCGCAAAGGGGATTACGCGTTTCTGATGCCCCGGGAGGCGAAGCCGCGCGGCTTGTGGGTCTCGCAACTGGTTCTCTACAAGACGATTCCGCTGCGGCAGTTCAACAACGCCGCGGCCCGCTGAGTCGAGCCGAAACCCGCCTCGGTTATTTCTTCTTCTGCGGATCGCCGACCTTGGGCGCGTCCGGCAGGGGATCGGAGTCGGCGGTCCGGTAGAGCGGCAGGTAGCGGTAATAGACCTCAAGGGTCAGCACCGAGAGCGAAGTCTGGAACAGCCGGCCGGCCGTCATTCCCCAGCGGTCCGGGACCGGCTGCGCGGGGTCCCAGCTACCGCCGGTGCACGACTCGTTCACCACCTGCGACTTGACGAGTTCTTCTCGCACGCGCGGATTCCAGCGATCCCAGTCTTTGTCCTTCATGTTGTGGAGGAGCTGGGTGGCGTAGTACCAGTAGTAGATGTTGCGCTCGGACGATTTTTCGAGATCCGCCGAGACGCGGCCGACGCCCTTCAGCAAGGAGGGATGATCGCGGGGCCACCCCAGGAGCTGCCGCCCCACGAGGGCCTCGGCGGTCATGATCGGCGAAGCGGGCCGGCCCACCAGGTACGCGTAGATCGTTTTCTTGCCGTCGGCCGCCGCCAGGTTGAGGTAGTCGTTGCAACCTCGGAGCGTCGACCGAGGGATCGTCAAGCCGGCCATGTGGCCACTCCGCAAGGCGAAGATGTGCCAGCCGAAGACCGACGTATCGCCAGCCTGGCCGGGGACGTACCGCCAGCCCCCGGTCTGGGGGTCCTGCGAAGCCACGATGAAGGCGATGGCGCGGCGGGCCGGCTCCGCCAGCTTGGGGTCTCGCGACAATCCATAAGCCTCGCAGAGGGCCATCGATGCGATCGCGTGGCTGTACAGGTAGCTGATCCCGGTGCCTCCGACGTGAAGGTCGCCGTTCTCCTGCTGGTGCTCGCAGAGCCATTCCAGGCCGCGCCGAATCGCCTCTTGATGGCGGCTTTTCACCGTGTGGATGTAGCCGGCGCCGAGCAGCGGCAGGAGGGCCAGCCCGGTCGCCCCGGTCTGAGACTCGATACCGAATTGCGCCGGGCACGACTGGCAGACCTCGTTGACGTTCAAGACCCACGAGCCGTCGGACTTTTGATGGCGGACGATCCATGCCAGCCCGTCTTCCACGCACTTCTCCGAATGCACCGTGCCGCCTTCCCGGCGGACGAGCTTGGCGCGATCGAGTCCCTGTCGGCCTGAGAACGGCGCGGTGATGTGCTCGCCAAGGCCTGGAAGCGCCTCGGTCCCCCGGAGCGAGAGCCCCAGGTTCTTCATCGGCTCGGGCCCGGCCAGGTCCGGCGCGAAGTCGACCAGATTCGTGATCCGCGGCTGCGCCGAGAGCTGCATCAGCGGGTCGGCGGGTTGAAGCCCCAGCGATGGCGGGTCGGAACTGTCCGCGTTCGTGAACGGGTCGCCGGCGCGGTCGGCCTCGACGAGCGACGTCAGGTCAGCGATCTCCGGCATCGCAAACTCGCCCACAAACGAGCGGTCCGCCGTCAGGCCGCCGCTCGATCGGATCAGAATGGCGAGGAGGAGCAGCGCGAGCGCGTGCAGGAGCACGCTCAGCCCCCACGACGGCACCGATCGCAGGGTGTCGACGTGGACATCCCTGCCGACGAACGGGAGCGGCGTCCGACCGATGCGTTCGAGCGCCTTGACCAACACGTTGCGCAGGGTCATGGGCCGACTCGTTGGGATCGAGAAGTGAAAGAAGAACGAATCCCGACCGACGGTACATCGCTCATTGTAGACGCTCGGACGTCGCAAAGGCCAGCGGCATCGCCGACGACACCGAATTGTTTCCGACACGATGGGTCGACGACGGCCTCGCGAGTCCGCTGGAAACGCATTGCCGAAGTGTTATGCTCAGGGGCTTACATGGCCTGCCTCGATCAAGGTCGAGGTCGCCCCACGCCCCCAGGATGCACCTGTCCCACCGGTTGAGGCCGAAGATGCAAGTCGACGTCGACGCTGACCTCTTGGTCCCGATCATCCGGATGGCCTCGACGCTCGCCTCATTCTCGATTGGCGAGCAGAGCCGGGTCTTCGCTCTCTACCACGACCGCATCCTCATCTTCGACATCAAAGGGAATCAGGCCGTCCCACAAGCGGCCTACGAGCACGGTGGAGCCGAAGCTCTTCGCTCGCTCAAGCCCAGGGGGCGGCGGCTCGATGTCGCGCTGGAGTCGATCTCGCTTGTTACGGCTACTCGATCCGGCCGATTCACCCATCCTCCGACAATCTGCTTCGAAGTCGTCTCGACGGATGAGACGGAACGATTCGAGTTACCCGCCCAGGAGTCACCCCACCTGATTCTTGGCCTGAAGACGCTCCTCGGCGATCGATTCTCTCCGCTCCCCACGACTGGCGAGGAAGGCGAGAACTTCCCGGCCGATGGTGATGCCGACGAGGCCGCGGCACGGACGGCGGGCCGCGACGAGCCTCGAAAGGTCCTTGTCGCGCGCCAGCCCTACCGATCTCAGCGACTCGGAGCGCTCTGCATGGTCGCCGGGTTCGCCTGGATTGCCCTGGGACTCTGGGCGCTGATCCGCTTCTCCGACCCGCTCACGTATTGGCTCCGCCAGGTGACAGGCGTCGACGGCATCCCGTCCCAAGCCGCGGTGGTGAGTTTCTCCTTCTTGATGCTGCCTGGCGCCTTCTTCTATCTCTTCGGTCAGCGGCTACGGCTTCCCGATGCCAGGGAAGCCCTCCTACGCGATCCTCGCGCGCCGATTCTGTATCTCCGTTCGTTCGCGGACGACGGCCTGCCAGGGCCGGACCAGCAGAAACGGCCAGGGGTTCCGGTGACGTCCGTGCAGGCGCTCCTGAGCTTCCTCCGGTTCCTCAGAGGCCGCGACTCGATGACCTGGGAACAGGAATTCGCCCTCTTTTTTCGTACGAAGGGCCCAGTAGTGGCGATCGGCAAGCCTGGTGAGAAGATCACCGTCCCCGGCGCCATGCGGATGTACGTCGACGACGACGACTGGCAGGCCACGGTGCTTCGCCTGATTGACAGCTCCCAGGCCGTGATCCTGCGACTATCGCCCACCGCCGGCGCCTGGTGGGAGTTCCAACAATGCCGGGCGCGACTCGATCCGAAGCGCCTCCTGTTGCTTCTGACCTACGTCGAGGCTTCGCAACAGCGCTACGAGGAGCTTCGAATCCGGATGGAACCTGTCCTCGGCCATCCGCTCCCGCGTTCCACCGGCTCGGCGATGTTCGTCCGATTCGACGACGACTGGACTCCACGCCTCGACACGCTGTCCTTCCGATCAAAATGGCTCTGGGATCTCGACTCGATTCTCGATCTGAAGAACTCGCTCAATAGCTGGAACGAGAGTCTCGAAACAGCGGGCAACCACGCCGGTGACGTCACCAC contains:
- a CDS encoding sigma-70 family RNA polymerase sigma factor; protein product: MAGGSPERLQRDLTTLFQVGTAAGLTDRELIARISRASADDAEALLEVLVTRHGPMVLRVCRNVLNDPHDAEDAFQATFLVLVKQFRTIRKLDSIGSWLYGVAARVSARARVEAAKRRKREREHVQLAVVPALDDEASRGLAIQEEVLRLPDRYRSVVVLCYWESLTHEQAAARLACPIGTVRSRVARARELLRRRLVHRGVADVDPAPAVLPLSSALVRSTVQAAAKVASGQSVSKVVAARVASLSLHVIRRMVMTKLGMIAVPTCLALVASIGLGLAAQTAKRADRDDKPRADRGASETKKLQPAPEVKEYVVEPPDVILVEVLEALPGRPISGERLVRPDGKITLGFYGEVYVAGLTIKEIKEKVVLHLRRFLGDEVLGLDVEGKKTPPGDTDRVFVDVTTWNSKVYYVQGEVHDPGRLPVTGKETILDAVDFAGGLTPQADHESVVLVRNDPKGGPPEKLHVDIDEVLLGDDASTNYYLQAGDRLVVRRDPGIQGDHGDRPSAGRSKASSETKEADHPDVDTSNGPQRTPGLELKIQALERRLIAIESQLRKVLEKLDQPR
- a CDS encoding NAD(P)/FAD-dependent oxidoreductase encodes the protein MKMSVKINNVRLELDDAEELLPSRIAARLKLNPDAVLGWRILRKSLDARRRDDLHFNYAMEVELPAEAADRAIAALGFDVQPYQADQFDWPEPGPRALEHRPVIVGAGPAGLIAGYMLALQGYRPLILERGRAVKDRVADVRGFDAGGAVDPESNYLFGEGGAGTFSDGKLTSRSGGPDVLRVLEILAECHAKPSIIYEHRPHLGSNRLPLIVRTLRRKLEDLGGEVRFSCRVEDLDLVDGRLRGVSTSSGYIAADAAVLAVGHSARDTYHMLLRRGVPIESKPFQFGVRIEQPQEQIDKARHGGRQGHPALGAADYIMSVRAGKCDLFTFCMCAGGFVMPSVSEPGYFATNGMSESRHDSPFSNSGLVVTIDPAESGSHPLAGVHFQQHYERAAYLAAGRSYGAPIQWVSDFLAGRPSRGKLPSSYTRGMTTTTDLGPLLPEKVALALVRGLPTMDRRLDRQFLKNATLTGPESRGSSPVRIPRDPVSRQSPTVAGLFPCGEGAGYAGGIISAAVDGLRTARAFVATYSASR
- a CDS encoding SpoIIE family protein phosphatase; this encodes MAFLKRANGATAGQIIELKSERTVIGRSPEHCHIVLDPNGVSRKHAEIYRKGEDFFVCDLKSRNMTKVNNAKLIPGSDHQLVPGDRINICDVEFVFYVKPPSDSAADESEVVIVADGDQYDVPPLHTLDASRSSAVASMVKPEVKLKAILEITRNLSTELTIDHVAPRVLDSLMELFPQAERLFLVLVDPETKRLVRKASKHRPGRGRTNFHPTAPADEAPMMMSRSLLNHVLGQKKAVLSQDASTDKNLPTSASIADLKIRSVMCVPMLTPDGQAVGIIQLDTSDRKQFHQEDLDVLAAVAGQAAISIQNAKLHESLLERERIDRDLKLAEQVQKRFLPQSVPQIPGYEFFAHYEPAYEVGGDYYDFVQLSGDRCAIALGDVSGKGVSAALMMAKFSGDTRYCILTENTPSAAADELNHLLFSAGIEEKFITLSLSVLDVNRKTLSLASAGHLPILIRRASGKIEEVGEEVAGFPLGIMPGADYKELEVELAPGDVVTVYSDGVTDARNLSEELYDSRDNRRLLRRIAETSGGPVAVGKAILQEVREYSSGHVQVDDITLICFGPSAH
- a CDS encoding protein kinase domain-containing protein — translated: MKAEPERAKTEETMPWSDASGVEERDLTGRVLGDFQVERFIGRGGMGEVYLAKQVSLNRHVAVKVLLPEWVSRPAYLSRFGIEATAVAKLNHANIVQVYTLGCVDDIHFIAMEYVQGTNLREYLLKKGSLDLPLALSIMRQAGHAIGAAGEVGLIHRDIKPENLLLTRKGRIKVADFGLCRDMDSDRHHVTQHGTTMGTPLYMSPEQAQGHAMDHRSDLYSLGVTFYHMIVGEPPFRAESTVALALKHVREQAPSMRVRRPEVPIELDRLVLKLMAKKPDDRYQSAAEMLVDLAKIRALLQPVASGLMGDITGIAATQEQYEFESRPSTEPRGSKLLSASSKLLSGPLRLALNDHTWFRPGVLGLIAACGLAIGGLLGWQSRSREDAEAQRQAASLPPALGIGPRWASIPKMDNPEAQYRYAQLTAPPRELAAAWLAVPGYFPRSEWTSPAYLQLGRVLYRERDGDRVAALAREINGWKSRQTRDEELVETLETGEVLLKRDLDGVIERVSRIANRTDRPVSDPGLIDFCVEIVTDALKLVSQPGTTGQAVLRPKLTGLQVRLLILLDRVRSLDLAVR